The DNA sequence CGCAACATTATCGATAGGTCTCTCGGCCATTCTTTGTTTCTCTTCGGACGTGAGCCTTAGTTTCAAGGCATCCGCGATGGAACGGGAGACTCTTTCCTGAATGTCGAACACATCGTCCAGTGTACCTGCGTATTTCTCTGCCCAAAGATGAGCATCATTCTGTGCATCAATCAACTGTGCTGCAATGCGTAGGCTATTGCCTGCTTTTCTGACACTCCCCTCCAGCACGTACTGCACATCAAGCTCTCTGGCAATTTCGGGTACTTTCTTCTTCGTCCCTTTGAACGTCATTGCAGAACTGCGGGAAATCACACGAAGCGCACGAACTTTGGACAAATCAGAGATCACTTCCTCGGTCAATCCATCGCTGAAGTATTCCTGGTCCGGATCGGGACTCAAGTTCTCAAATGGTAATACAACGATCGACTTCTCCTGCCTCGGTAACTGGATGCCAGGTGCTTTCGCCCTCTTCAACTCAGGAGTTATCTCCGCGATACTCTGGTAACGCTTGGTTCTGTCCTTCTCCAGCGCCCTCTTAATAATTCTCTCAATCAGCAGAGGTGTATCCGCACGCAGAGAGAGCACCGATTGCGGCTCTTCATTTAAAATGGTATAAATCACTGCCTGCTCATATTCTCCTTTAAAGGGTAGCTGCCCCGTTATCATCTCGTACATCACCACTCCCAAAGACCAGATATCGGTTCTGGCATCTACTTCTTTTCCCCGTGCTTGTTCCGGAGACATATAGGCAACTGTCCCTAAGGTCGAACCGGTTTTAGTCACTTTGGATACCCCTCTGAGTTTCGCCAAACCAAAATCCATTATCTTAACCTGTCCTCTTGGAGTAAGCATTATATTGTCTGATTTTATATCTCTATGAACTATTCCCTTCTCATGTGCCGTTGCCAAGCCTTCACAAATCTGAATACCTATATCTAAAACTTCATTTAGGGAAAAAGCTTTCACTTTCAAAAGCTCTTTAATTGATTTACCCTCGACATAAGCCATCGAGATGAAGCATTCCCCTTCGATTTCATCTATCTCATGAATCATAGTGATATTGGTGTGATTTAAGGCTGATGCAGCCTTGGCTTCATGTTCAAATCTGGTTTTGGCTTCTGCATCACATAATAGATGTTTTGGCAGAAACTTCAAAGCCACGATTCTATCCAGCTTGGTATCCTGGGCTTTGTAGACCACACCCATCCCACCCTCGCCCAATTTTTCGAGTATCTTATAATGTGAAATTAATTTACCAATCATAACGTATTACGCTCAGTTCTCGAACTCATCCCCTTTCCCCTTCTCTTAAAAAGAGAAGGGGAATACAAGTCCCTCTCTTCTTAAGAGAGGGATTTAGGG is a window from the Candidatus Zixiibacteriota bacterium genome containing:
- a CDS encoding protein kinase is translated as MIGKLISHYKILEKLGEGGMGVVYKAQDTKLDRIVALKFLPKHLLCDAEAKTRFEHEAKAASALNHTNITMIHEIDEIEGECFISMAYVEGKSIKELLKVKAFSLNEVLDIGIQICEGLATAHEKGIVHRDIKSDNIMLTPRGQVKIMDFGLAKLRGVSKVTKTGSTLGTVAYMSPEQARGKEVDARTDIWSLGVVMYEMITGQLPFKGEYEQAVIYTILNEEPQSVLSLRADTPLLIERIIKRALEKDRTKRYQSIAEITPELKRAKAPGIQLPRQEKSIVVLPFENLSPDPDQEYFSDGLTEEVISDLSKVRALRVISRSSAMTFKGTKKKVPEIARELDVQYVLEGSVRKAGNSLRIAAQLIDAQNDAHLWAEKYAGTLDDVFDIQERVSRSIADALKLRLTSEEKQRMAERPIDNVAAYEFYFKANQEIWRFTEDALDRAVRYLQHALDIVGDNALLYSGMALTYFQYVNMGAKQEEYIAKAEECLEKTFVLDPDSPKAHAVLGWINMSFRGNLQDCIHHFKKALVINPDETLALQGLTLTLSIVGRKSEAMPLYERLMQIDPLDFITNWLQGALHFYDGQYDLALEPICRFYHTNTENPAA